The nucleotide sequence AGGTActagttttttgctaaaattttaaaagtctagctttttgccaaaaattaacaaaaactcACGTTCTAGCCAAATTTCTGACAAATGacaaatttgaccttttttacaacaattccaaaaagtcttcattttttgaaacaattgtctaaaatttcagcttttttggcaaaaattgttaaTAAGCCTttgattttgctaaaatttgtcaaaatcttgaagATATTTCAACAATATGTGATTCTCAAAGTAGTCTAAAaagcattttcattttttctagaattgtccaagtctcgcttttttgattgaaattagtGAAACGGCAGAAAAAGTGAAACCAGGtacttatcattttttgccCCCTAATTAATTACCTAACAAAAGATCAtactttgattatttttttaaaaaattgccataccTAGTCATGCATTCTCTTGATTTCTTGCTCTTGCTTTTTTTCCCCacgaattctcatttttttgcaagatcGCTAAAAAGTATTTCCCCCCAAAAATCGCCCAAATATCTTCGGTTTTTCCCCctcagaaattaaaattactaaaaagtatCACTCGTTtgtcaataattcccaaaaggTACTGCTTTTCGAGTTTTCGCCAAGATTGcttattaacaaaaattgtttttactcgccaaaattgcaaaaatattcctttgttgacaaaaattgccaaaaagtttcgcttttttcaaaaagtagcaaTATTGGCCCAACTTTTTAACCTTCATGGGCTTCATAATCAGactagtttttgtttttgcaacTCCTCATTCATTATTTTCCCTACATTAATGTTTGTTTTACATTGTGGTTATTCTTTCAAACTGTTTTGGTCaccgaagtaatttttttagaaaaaattgaatgcaaaCCCTgtatttattctcatttttaaaaattaatatcaataaTCATTTCATCATTCCAGAGTGGCAGAGCAGAGTTGAGAGGTTGAGAGTACTCATTAATTCATTAGTTGAATTAAAGtgtcaattattttgaatttttttaataggtacctaactacctattattaaattttttattcgtttttgttttctttcgtctttcttttcttttttaaaaatattatatatTTGACTATTTGAATGATGGAGATCAGGAGATCTGATGTTGAATTATTTAATATTAATCTTGTggatgagatgagatgagatgatttttagattttggttCAACACTTcaactcaagaaaaaaaatgcacttcatcCACCTACGATCTGACAAAACAGACTCTGGTGCAAAGTTCTTGAGCaggaaataattttcctttttttctctcaaaaaaattttaaaaattctctttttgaGTGAAATCCGTCCTTTGAGACTAATTTCAAGCGATATGTTTTCtcattattgaataatttagttcaaattgtgaaaaaaagttcaaaatagatcagaagttttcattttcgactTTCGACTGAACGTCGGTTAGACAAAGTACATCgttgttctgaaattttttgtaaactactgttttttgagcaattcgaaccataaattgtcatttttgataattaaataTATTCCATACCGTATATTCTTTCTTTTGCAATCATAATTAAATCgtataacatcaattttaaaaatatttcaaaaaatagaaaatttccatcGTTTCGCTTTAGCGTTTCAACATCGCCGACCTTTACAACACTGCTTTTGTTCTTCAAAATTAACACCGAGGACCGTACCGTAGTGATTAAAGTCgcattatttcattaattttcgtttaaaaattgtcaaaatgtcgcTATAATTGTGATTAAATCGTTCTTCGCTCGTCAACGCACCGGTATCAAAATGTCTTTAATCTTAAAACGCGCGTTACCTATTCGAAACACTATCGTTCAGATCAACAAAAGATCGCCTTCTGCGGTACTCTATAAATATAAGTCTACCTTAGCCGATATAAATAATAATTGCCGATTACGCAGTCAAATACTTCCAACACAGGTATTGTAACTTCGtttaaattattcatcaatttttactcGAATCGTTGATATGCCTGTACGCATTCAATACTCGTTTGCTGGCGCTATCGAGATACCACACACGATAGCGCCGCAATCCTCAGAATAATCATCTCTCTCCCTGCTGAAAAATGTTAGCCGCTTGACCCctttatggtttttattttgtttgtttttggcCAGTGGTCCTGTTTGTATGAACAGCTTAGATGGATCAGCAATCGTGATAAACCGCCATGGGATAGACTGACAGTAGCTCAAGTTGAGGAAAGAGTTTTGAAAGTGTGCAAGGCGTATGACAAAATAACGGCCGACAAGGTATTCTTTTTCATTTAGTATTACAGCAGGATCGTTTTTATCTTGTTGCAGACGAACTTTTTGTTTACACCGATACGTGGATACGCGGTCAAAAATCCTCTTACCTTTGATTTTATTAGACAGAGAGTATTGTTAGTTCTACAACTGTATGATAAGGTTGATCCGGAGAAGGTATACTGTTTATAATCGGTTAACACTCTGCTATAAGGTTTTTCTGCGACAAAGTAAAACGTAATGTTGAACTGATCTAGGCATGTATATGTATTCTGATCTTGTGTTTCGATTTTCAGCTTACTTTGGACTCCCATTTTACGAATGATCTTGGGTTGGATTCGTTAGACCATGTCGAAGTCATCATGGCCATGGAAGATGAATTCGGTAATACATGATTTATCATCTGAGATACTCTGTAATCACGTACTAATACCATACGTTTGTTCGGCAGGTTTCGAAATTCCCGATCAGCACGCCGAAAAGTTAATGACCCCTAAGGATATTGTACAGTATGTCGCTGATAGAGAAGACATTTACGAATAATAAAATacgtgtttttgaatttttaaaaatgttagtAGATGCAAATAAACGGTTTATTTTACATCTATGTTTTGTACTGTGTACAATGATAAGAAAATAATTACTGTTGTGCTAGTTTTTCCAGCTTAGGCGTACACGTTATGTAATGTTTTTAagttgaaatataaaaatatactttcagTCGAGTTGATATTTTCACTCAAGAGGTAACGTCGTTTTCAACACACTTCTCAGAAGCTTCCATACATTGGTTAGGTGGCTCGACAACTACAGGTACTGATAGACTCGAGCTATTATTCTGCTGCGTAGTATCGTTGTATCGTTCAAAGACTAAAATCAGCTCGCTGTGATTCGTGTGGGGAAAATTATCAACAGGGATAGCCATCGTTGGAAAGAACTGAGCACCTAGTAAGGTTTTCGAAGGTCGTCGACCCAGGTCTATGAAATTCACCAGTGCTGCTTTCGGACTACACGACATATAAATTATCTTATTTATACCACTCGTTCGTCTCAACGACGAGATAGCTTTTTtatctgtaataaaaataaaagagcTTATCAGAACAGAAACACTAAAGGAACGTTCAAAGATCGTTACTCGTTAGGCTAGTACACTTACGTAAACCGTTTCTGGGAGGGTCCACAACGGCGATTATCTCTTCGTTTCGAGCTTGTGGAATAATCGAAGGGAGTATATCTTCGGCTCTACCTAGATGAAATTCGCAATTATCGATGTTATTCTGTTTACAGTTGATTTTAGCGTTTTCTATGGCCGATGGTTCGGATTCGACGCCGATTACTTGATCACATTTCtataaaaatagaagaaatgaaattaattgatctaaaaattgaagaaattctatttaaatgtaaagaaaaaataataaaattagtAGGTATGTGAGAAGATGATAAAATGAGTCGATAGCTAATCCTCGAATACGTACTTTAGATAAACATAATCCTATAGATCCTGTACCGCAGCAGATATCAAGCAAGGTAACTTTCTTAGAAGAAGGTATGAGCTCGGCAACCGAATTGTAGAGTATTTCGGCAGCAGCGGTGTGTATTTGGAAGAAAGAAAAAGGTGATATGGAGAATTTCAAACCGTTCAGCACTTCTGTAATAGTGGGTGCTCCATCGAGTAATTCTAACGATTTCATATCATAACTACGTTCCCTGTTGAGAATATTTCAGAATTAATACACGAGGAGGAGTAATATTCAACGAAGAGTCGTCTACGAAGGAAGCACTTACTGggtggaaatattttgaaaatataacgaCGTTACGTTACAACTTTTACCATCTTGTTCGGCGAAAAGCTCGACGATATCTTTCTTAGTCTGAGCCAATTGATCAGCAGTAACGTTATCCGCGTTACCGGCAGCTACAACCATTAATTCACCGGTATTCATACCTAAACGAACAGTCAACTGTTTCCAGAACCCTTTGACttgaactggactgaaaacagGTAGGTCGGATTTCTGAACGAATTGTTCGAATACCTGAAACCGGTCTCAAATTAGATGACCAAGTCACCGAACAGTGCTCAGCAGAGGAGTATTTGCTTACTTTTACTACTTCTTTCATACGATCAGGAACATGGGGTACCTGGGCAACTGATCCTACACTGGTAGATCCTTCGACGTAGGCACCGTACCTGAATCCAACAGTTTTCAAACCGGTTGCTTCgtttattcctgaaaaaaaaatcaacgacgaGGCTATAATTATGCTAAAATGATTTCGATACGTTCTCTACGTTCGTTACACTTACCAATACTGAATTCGCATTTATTCCTGTACCCTTTTGAAATCGCTTCTAAAGGAACGTGTCTGACATCAGTTACTTCGCAAATACTATCGTTATTCTGCTTACATCGTTCTTCCAGCCAACTTCCTGCTTTAGAATGTTTATTATCGTGcagtattttttctttcaggtCGTCCAGAATTGCCTTAATATATTTTACTTTCGATTCCAACTGTAATAAGATGTATTAGAAATTCGAACGATTCTAATGTAATATAAAGATTCTCTACGTATTACTTGCTGTTCGTAAGGCATATTCCATAAAGGAACCGTGCTATTTTTAATCAACTCGTCGGGTGACATGAGCATAGCTAGCTTTTGTTTTTCGAGGGCTTCTTTCGATAATGTTTTTCGTTTGGCGAAATAAGGATCGGCGACTGCTGCAGCTGGCTAAATAATAATTCTATCAGTGTAATGAAACCGGTCTCTGGAGAGATTGCAGAATAGACTCTACTCACACGAGCAGTTAATTTGCGATTTTTCCAAACGAAACCGTCCAAAGTAACGATAGCCTTTTGTTTTTCATCTTCGGAACGGAAAGTCAAGTATAACCAGGAGCCGCCGTTTCTCGTAGGAGGTTTTATTTTACAACAGTCTAACTGGAGTTTCGATTTCAAGAGTTTCCTCAGTTCCTAAAACAATATAGTAGATGGTATATTTTAGTACGGTTGTTTGAACGAAATGTCCGAGTTGAAGAAGTGATCAAGGAGTACTCACACCGATGCCGTATTTTTTAGGTAATCCTCGAacttcgattttgaatttttctgaagtGAAACGATCAGTGTTCAGGTATGCGAAAGCTTCGTCGGTGGAATTGGCCGGTGGATCGGTTGCTGTTTCCATATCCATGGCTTCGTCGGTACAGTTGGTTGGAGGTTCGGGTTCGGAGACTGGTACTTCTGGCACTGATTCCATTTTGCAGTAAATTATCGACGATATGAACACATGAGCGTGAAATATAACGCTGATCTTGATCTCTAGAGTCATCTATTTGGAAATTGATAACAATTGAAACACGTGTATTGATATCAGTAAGTAGTGACGTCATCGCTGAGTTGACCAATGGATGTTGAGATTTTGTTTACCTCTTACCTGTGAGTTTTGTGAAATCTTGAGTTTTGAATAATCTTTCTGGGAGGTGGCGGAAGCCGGAAGGATaagaacaattttcagaaaattttttagtcgaaataaaaatgttggtgaatttttctacTTGAAGGgatattttgaactgaaattatcGATTTGCTAAATTTTTCGCCCTgcatgattgaaattttttggaaaatgagcCAAGCCAAGAGCCAAGTATTCAGGAAATTAATTCACTTATGATACTGACGATGGGGATTGAATGTTCCGAGTGCCCTAATCTTATCGAATTCATCTCTCATCTTTACCATTctcattaataatttttgtaatgtaAATATGTAATGTTATGAAGATTATGAGTTTTAGTTACCTAGATGGACATATcgataggtatttatttagatacctacttttatattcgaaattacaaatacttacctatttttgtaagtttgtaagcaaatatatttttattcaagtgATCAACCGATCATTTTTAATTCGTCAGAGTTGATGATTTCCACGTTCGAAAAGTTGAATTCCATTATCACATCTCAAGTTTTATGTGgacttctaaaaattgaatactttcaAGAAGATAATGAAGATGAATGAATGAAGAAtagatgaaatgatttttttcgttttcaagaTAGGCAGATTCTTTAAATCTCGATGGAATGGTTCAGAGCTTGCTTTCCCCAATTTTGTCTTGTTATCCTATTTTTGTCCTAGGTTTAcgtcaaaattatcagaaaagtcttaattttttgcaaaatacttgaaaattgaaaaagcttaTTTCCAAGGGGAAGTTGGAACATTGGAATGTCTAGATCTGATCACGACTGGATCAAATGCAATCATTATATCTACTGGATTTTGTCTTAAATACctaaaattttgtctttttttcagttatagccagaaaaaaagttttgcttcatttcaaaaaggtcaaaaaagttctttgttaattttctcaaatttgtcaAATCATCGAGAAGATTTTGCTCAGcagttttgttaaaaattgtaagaggaagtcacatttttgccaaaattatcaaatggtcttaatttttcataaaattgttaaaaagtcacattttttggctaaatttttgaaaaaattattgtgataagtcacattttttgacattttttttttgttgaaagttgaaattgtcaaaatgttttattttctgCCAAAGttatcaaactcaaaaaaatcctaatttttgttaaaattgttaaaGAAGTTACATATCtgccaaaattgttagaaaGTAGGCTATCATTTTTGCCAGCCTAgtaattagtaattttttctaaaattgtaaaggggacaaaaaactacaaattttcaaaaaaaaatccaaatttaataaaaattacctaaattaaaaaaatcatgtctTTTAGCAAAATTATGAAACGTAGTACctattgcttttttttgttgtcaaaattgccaaaatgttccatttcttggcaaaaattttcaaaaaaatgcaactttcgtaaaaattgtccaaaaagttctgcattttgtcaaaattaaattatcaaacTGAAAACGTCATAATGCCtgatgaactgatttttttccatccatAGTATccaaaaagtattgatttttgacTCAGCTGCTATCCATatagtttctaaaaattgataactcttgaatcttgattttttttttcgaaatcgccaaaatattgagaaaatctcatttttttttttttagtcaaaactAATAAACTGAAgtatcttattttttattttttatccttatttttctcaaattttcaaaaagttttattaataaaaattgccaaaaagttgctatttttttttgctaaaattgcggGAAAACGTTcttttctggtcaaaattgtcagaaaagttcaatttttgaccaaaattttcagaaagtgccaatttttgctgattttgcaTTTGCTAGTAGGTAGTTGTTTAGAAAGCCCTGTTTTTGCCATCGACCTTTTATCAAAATACAGaactttttggacaatttttacaaaagttacctacatttctttgaaaatttttgccaaaaaaatatttgggcAATATTGgcaacagaaaaaaacaatacctaagtatcataattttgctaaaagacatattttttaatttaggtaatttttatgaaaaatagatttttttgaaaatttgtagttttttgtCCCCTTTACAAtgttagaaaaaattactacttaATTAGGACTAGGCTGGCAAAAATGATAGCCTACTCAGCCTACTTTCTAACAtaggatttttttgagtttgataaCTTCGGcagaaaataaaacattttggtaattttaacattcaaaaaaaaaaaaaaaaaacagaaaaaagtccaaaaaatgtgacttttatcacaataattttttcaaaaattgaaactttgaaaatttagtcaaaaaatgtgactttccaacaattttatgaaaaattaagaccatttgataattttggcgaaaatgtgACTTCCTcttacaatttttaacaaaactgCTGAGCAAAATCTTCTCGACGATTCgacaaatttgagaaaattaacgAAGaacttttttgacctttttgaaacgaggagaataaaaggtcgatggttTTTGCTCAAGTTAGAAATCGTGTTTCTTTgcctaaattaccaaaaagttttgtctttttttttgccaaggtatacatataaaaagAATGAAGAGGGcggttttctaccaaaatttacacatgaaaaaccaattttttgttgtaattggCAGAAAGTTACATTTTTCCATCGAAATTATCAATTGAAAGTCTTACTATTGTCGACGAGAGTTCTGTTTTTAGccaaactcaaaattgtgtCTCAGCTTTTGCTAAGGTTTTCAAAACGTTTCAATCATTGCAAAATGTCGATTAGAAATtcctactttttgccaaaacatccaaAGACAAAAGcattcatttcatattttcccccttcttttcccaaaaaatttcttcaaatttttagttttttacgaACACCAAATAAACGTTACTCTTTTAGAATGAAACAGagcaaaacaaaatttatgaTTCGATCCAATTAATTCGACAATTGTACAACACCAAGCTTCAAGACGTATCAAttgaattcattaaaaaatcgaaGACTGTTACAACAATCAATACTTCGTCAGGTTTCTTTAGATAAACCACTCAATGAACTCTCAAGAAAAACGAATTCAACTACAACTTCAATACAATGATACGTTCAATGAATCATGTCTGTCTACACGTAAATTTGTAATACTACAATTCGAAAGCTACGACGATCAACACATCAAAACACAGATTAGATAAAAAACAACGTTTATTCCATAATTACGAATAAAATTACGCTACAACGGGTTTTTTACCACCTTTCTTCTGAGCTTTCATTACTTTCAAAACGATTTTCTGCTCTTCAATCAGGAAAGCACGAATAATTCTGCAAAACAGAACAATAGACATTAGCATAGCTGatctttcaaatatgaaatatcGAAACGAAACTCATTCAAATCTTCAACTCACTTTTCACGAACGCATTTATGACATAATACACCTCCGTAAGATCGAGTTACAGTTTTCACACGTTTACACATACGAGATTTTTCGACCGATCGAGCGGGCTTGATACCGTGTAGCTTGATTTTACAATTACCGCATTTTGGCACTGATGGCCGTTTCTTCAGATATTGCACAACGAGGCGACCGCCTGGAGTTCTCACCCTGTATAAAAGTAAGTAAGCAATAAATTAATATCGTGTGTTTCCAACTGAAACTCGTGATAATGTGGCAATTGAGAGAGATGGTACTTACTGTCGGCGCCTGTTTGATTTCGTGTTATAACTCAATCGTCGACGTAAAACTACACTTTGCGACATTTTTACAATTGATTAACAGCGTAATACTGTAGAATTAATAAAAGAAACTTTCGATAAATTTCTTTATCGTGCGTTtgagaaataatttcaagttggaaGAGTGTTTTCTtccattcaattttcagttgtggaaattttattggCTTTGAggtggtgtaaaaaaaaacatgacacATGGCACCTTTTACATACGTCATACATCCATCAGCCAATGAGCGACGAGCATTGATgatttgtgtttatttttagtTTACACCTTTGAAATTTATCAGACCTTGGAATGtgataagaaaattttttcaaaaaaataatggaaaatttaatttttctctcataaaaattaatttgtacgTTGAAATTCGATCTTATGAATCACCTGTCGCGAGTAAACTTTGTCCAAACATAATCTgagaaaaagctcaaagtttttCATCGTCACAAAACGTCTGAATGTTTTCCTAAAACCTTATCAGTATCATCTCTCATTGTGCAATAAACCGACAGTCGTTTACGAAACGTAATACCGAATAAATAAACTTTGACATCTCATAAAACGAGtaataaattaacaaatttaCTAGAAAGATAACATTAGCGAatacaaattccaaaattccgTACTGAAATCGTGCATCACATTCGCCACAATACTGATTCATTTCCTCAGTTCGTTGTTACTCTTTGGtgttaaaaaatgttcaaaagaaTCGTGCTTCCTCAAGTGATATGTAAAATGAAACACTACTCGACAAACTACGCCAGCAGCTTGACAGATATGAAACTGGATATTCTCAACGGCGCCAATTCAGGTATTTTCGTCCTTTCTTTCAACAGACCCTCGGTGAAAAATGCAGTGAACAGGAACATGATCAAAGAATTCTCTCAAGCTTTGGATCACATAAGCTTCGATAAAGCTGCCAAAGTTCTCATCGTACGTAGTCAAACGCCAGGCATATTCTGCGCCGGAGCCGATTTAAAAGAAAGGACCACTCTGTCACCCTCAGAAACATACCAAACCGTTTGTAAATTCCGAGCTCTAACTCAACAAATCGAATCAACGCCTATTCCAGTGATTGCTGCCTTAGATGGATCTGCACTCGGAGGTGGGTTCGAAATAGCTCTAGCTTGTGATATAAGAGTCGCTGCCAATAACGCCAAGTTCGGTTTAGTCGAGACTAAATTGGCTATTATTCCTGGTGCCGGAGGTACCCAAAGATTGCCGAGGATTGTCGGTCCATCCATAGCtaaagaattaattttcactGGACGAGTTATCGATGCGGATACAGCGAAGAGTTACGGTGTATTGAATCATGTAGTCGAACAAGATGCCTCGAACAGTGCAGCTTTTGAAAAagcaattcaaatttctcaagaaattcTACCCAACGGACCGGTTGGTATAAGGATGGCTAAAGCTGCCATCAATAGAGGTCTTCAAGTTGATATGAATACCGGATGTGCGATCGAAGAGTCGTGTTATGCTCAAGTTATACCTACCAAAGACAGGTTGGAAGGATTGGCTGCATTTTTAAGTAAACGATCTCCTAAATATATCGGCGAATGATGGATTCGTAATTACAACGAATATAATCGTATTATTAATAATAAGAGAACGGGTCAAAGGGTTTAAATGTCTATGCAATCATTACCTATATTCTGTGATACTATTTTGTATATTCgactgtttttttctttcaattttaataataataaatccaTTCAACAGCAATAAATGTTTTATTCTTTAAAGACACGTATAATTTAAAAGTACAAGGAAGAGTATCATATCACAATTATTTCTATTCGACTTTTAAGTACATTCCACGATGTAATTTTCTAATGAGGCAGAAGGATTCAAGAAGTGGAAATTTACGCGAAACtattaattaaaaagaaatggTGCACTGTAGGTAATTAATACTTGTTtcccaaattttaaataactttaatctaaattttcattcaCCACTGGAAGACggacacgaaaaaaaaaatcaattacaaaCATAAGTAATCAAAGTCCTTAGTACAAACTACTCACCGCGCGTCTTCGAacaattaataataatttatatcACAATGttgcaaaataaataaattaaataactATATAAAAGAACGTTCAAAGTTCGTCGAATTTATATGAGACaataaattggaataaaaagaaGAAGACAAATTAacctaattataattttaattacacgtccgtttgatttttccaacaaatcGACTAGTTTTATTCGTAGTCGCGATGTCAATTCGCATAAATACTGTGAAAGGTATAACACGGTGCTAACaagaaagtagaaaaaaaaaagaaaaagagagatTGGTAAACTTAAGAATTATATGGTAGACTAGATTGAAGCGAAATAAATCGCCAGGGAAGGGTTATCTAATCGTTGTTCCATATAATAATTTGGAATCTATAATGGAAAATTCGAGGCGTTCTGAGAAAACAATACAACCACATTGACTTATATAACAAGGCAACGAAATACATTATAAATTACTCAGAGAGCATAACAGCCAATGCGGTAGAGTTATTAAAATTCACTCATCTTTGAAACACCTCCTGCGCTCGAATCTGCAGAGTAGAAATGATTGAAAACAGCCACATAATGCACACCGGCACCTAAAATAACGCACAAATGCCAAATAGCATGGGCAAACGGTACAATACCGTCGCATCTGTAAAATACAACTCCTATCAGGTACAATGCTCCTGATACTTTCAGCTCCGGAATACC is from Planococcus citri chromosome 1, ihPlaCitr1.1, whole genome shotgun sequence and encodes:
- the ND-ACP gene encoding acyl carrier protein, mitochondrial isoform X2; translation: MSLILKRALPIRNTIVQINKRSPSAVLYKYKSTLADINNNCRLRSQILPTQTNFLFTPIRGYAVKNPLTFDFIRQRVLLVLQLYDKVDPEKLTLDSHFTNDLGLDSLDHVEVIMAMEDEFGFEIPDQHAEKLMTPKDIVQYVADREDIYE
- the ND-ACP gene encoding acyl carrier protein, mitochondrial isoform X1, with translation MSLILKRALPIRNTIVQINKRSPSAVLYKYKSTLADINNNCRLRSQILPTQWSCLYEQLRWISNRDKPPWDRLTVAQVEERVLKVCKAYDKITADKLTLDSHFTNDLGLDSLDHVEVIMAMEDEFGFEIPDQHAEKLMTPKDIVQYVADREDIYE
- the LOC135833387 gene encoding tRNA (uracil-5-)-methyltransferase homolog A-like, with translation MTLEIKISVIFHAHVFISSIIYCKMESVPEVPVSEPEPPTNCTDEAMDMETATDPPANSTDEAFAYLNTDRFTSEKFKIEVRGLPKKYGIGELRKLLKSKLQLDCCKIKPPTRNGGSWLYLTFRSEDEKQKAIVTLDGFVWKNRKLTARPAAAVADPYFAKRKTLSKEALEKQKLAMLMSPDELIKNSTVPLWNMPYEQQLESKVKYIKAILDDLKEKILHDNKHSKAGSWLEERCKQNNDSICEVTDVRHVPLEAISKGYRNKCEFSIGINEATGLKTVGFRYGAYVEGSTSVGSVAQVPHVPDRMKEVVKVFEQFVQKSDLPVFSPVQVKGFWKQLTVRLGMNTGELMVVAAGNADNVTADQLAQTKKDIVELFAEQDGKSCNVTSLYFQNISTQERSYDMKSLELLDGAPTITEVLNGLKFSISPFSFFQIHTAAAEILYNSVAELIPSSKKVTLLDICCGTGSIGLCLSKKCDQVIGVESEPSAIENAKINCKQNNIDNCEFHLGRAEDILPSIIPQARNEEIIAVVDPPRNGLHKKAISSLRRTSGINKIIYMSCSPKAALVNFIDLGRRPSKTLLGAQFFPTMAIPVDNFPHTNHSELILVFERYNDTTQQNNSSSLSVPVVVEPPNQCMEASEKCVENDVTS
- the LOC135833490 gene encoding large ribosomal subunit protein eL34-like, with product MSQSVVLRRRLSYNTKSNRRRQVRTPGGRLVVQYLKKRPSVPKCGNCKIKLHGIKPARSVEKSRMCKRVKTVTRSYGGVLCHKCVREKIIRAFLIEEQKIVLKVMKAQKKGGKKPVVA
- the LOC135833466 gene encoding methylglutaconyl-CoA hydratase, mitochondrial, which codes for MFKRIVLPQVICKMKHYSTNYASSLTDMKLDILNGANSGIFVLSFNRPSVKNAVNRNMIKEFSQALDHISFDKAAKVLIVRSQTPGIFCAGADLKERTTLSPSETYQTVCKFRALTQQIESTPIPVIAALDGSALGGGFEIALACDIRVAANNAKFGLVETKLAIIPGAGGTQRLPRIVGPSIAKELIFTGRVIDADTAKSYGVLNHVVEQDASNSAAFEKAIQISQEILPNGPVGIRMAKAAINRGLQVDMNTGCAIEESCYAQVIPTKDRLEGLAAFLSKRSPKYIGE